A window of the Aeromicrobium phoceense genome harbors these coding sequences:
- a CDS encoding SpoIID/LytB domain-containing protein, with product MHSWLTRCSIGLTTIAVAGACLMLPAPAQAAGTDIVVSRPAATAPTEATTTAPVSEAVEVEQTAVEPDPAADGDAVERATVDPFRMVGVTWGADSDAADVTVRVQVRTNGAWSDWQRLDVEDSTDGGRPGTSPLWTEAPADGVAVEVKAASGTAQDVKVTTIDPGKPEVVTPVTPASYSLSEEEEGTTEAVAADGTPKVVPMPSIITRAQWKAGAGTSCSAPVTRPKALGVVIHHTAGSNTYTKSESAGLVRSYQTYHVKGRGWCDIGYNFLVDRFGQIFEGRKGGMTKQVRAAHSGVDAVNQYATGISMMGHFDYVKPSAAMQSAVVRLAGWRLKFFGANPKGTYATGGKRYSVINGHRNVTSTGCPGKYGYAWIGAVGGLRDRTSTYVSKATSAAGAPTAAPAPIKTYATPKGVKVSASTTSAKVSWAAVAGAPGYRVMVSPTGSSAGAKYYNVGATSATITGLYSRRTYVFRVSVWNPTAKKRVSPYTAKPMPTARTRAFTAPTGVKLTTRTSTGLRFAWKAQAGAPAYRVMYWETGTTKKRYVTAYKNAVAIKNLKRGGKYQVRVSVFSPGTGERVSAYSAKPYPAGATLGATSTAPKPAPKPAPAPAPSARNVVKPSGGKVTFKGHGYGHGIGMSQYGAEGGARAGQKYDAILKKYYPGTKLTFKSATIRVQVSADTTNSVQVKHQSGLKLRTLANNAVQALPAKVGSRTVSDWTIDTAPSNRGLNTVSYKSGSAWYAFRTFKSDAQFEGPATIRLVMPNGSTRAYRGALRSAKPTKTTRDTVNVLSLEAYVRGVVAREMPSSWSMEALKAQSVAARTFGSRYLGSSRHYDICDTVSCQVYGGYADETKRTNDAILGTKGKILTYQGAPALTQFSSSSGGFTNQGSTPYLKAVSDPWDNWSGNRNHAWSHAVSASAIQKKYPTIGKLTSITVTKRNGHGSLGGRVVSLKLQGSKASRTITGVDARWAFGLKSDWFGF from the coding sequence ATGCATTCCTGGCTGACCCGCTGCAGCATTGGTCTGACCACGATCGCCGTCGCCGGCGCCTGCTTGATGCTGCCTGCCCCCGCGCAGGCCGCCGGAACCGACATCGTCGTGTCGCGCCCTGCCGCCACGGCACCCACCGAGGCCACCACGACCGCTCCGGTCTCCGAGGCCGTCGAGGTCGAGCAGACCGCCGTCGAGCCCGACCCCGCTGCCGACGGTGACGCCGTCGAGCGCGCCACCGTGGACCCGTTCCGGATGGTCGGCGTCACGTGGGGCGCGGACTCCGACGCCGCCGACGTCACGGTGCGCGTCCAGGTGCGGACGAACGGCGCGTGGAGCGACTGGCAGCGTCTCGACGTCGAGGACAGCACGGACGGCGGTCGCCCGGGGACGTCGCCGCTGTGGACCGAGGCTCCCGCCGATGGCGTCGCCGTCGAGGTCAAGGCCGCCTCCGGCACGGCCCAGGACGTCAAGGTCACGACGATCGACCCGGGCAAGCCCGAGGTCGTCACGCCGGTCACCCCGGCGTCCTACAGCCTCTCCGAGGAGGAGGAAGGCACCACCGAGGCGGTGGCCGCGGACGGCACCCCCAAGGTCGTGCCGATGCCCTCGATCATCACGCGGGCGCAGTGGAAGGCCGGCGCGGGCACCAGTTGCAGCGCCCCGGTCACCCGCCCCAAGGCCCTCGGTGTGGTCATCCACCACACGGCGGGCTCCAACACCTACACGAAGTCCGAGTCCGCGGGCCTCGTGCGCAGCTACCAGACGTACCACGTCAAGGGCCGTGGTTGGTGCGACATCGGCTACAACTTCCTCGTCGATCGCTTCGGCCAGATCTTCGAGGGCCGCAAGGGCGGCATGACCAAGCAGGTGCGTGCCGCGCACTCGGGCGTCGACGCGGTGAACCAGTACGCCACGGGCATCTCGATGATGGGCCACTTCGACTACGTGAAGCCCAGCGCCGCGATGCAGTCCGCGGTCGTGCGGCTCGCCGGCTGGCGGCTGAAGTTCTTCGGTGCGAACCCGAAGGGCACCTACGCGACCGGCGGAAAGCGGTACTCGGTCATCAACGGCCACCGCAACGTGACGTCGACCGGATGCCCCGGCAAGTACGGGTACGCGTGGATCGGCGCCGTCGGCGGCCTGCGCGACCGCACCAGCACGTACGTCTCCAAGGCCACCTCGGCCGCGGGCGCCCCGACGGCGGCCCCGGCCCCGATCAAGACCTACGCGACGCCCAAGGGGGTCAAGGTGTCCGCGTCGACGACGTCGGCGAAGGTCTCCTGGGCGGCCGTCGCGGGTGCTCCGGGCTACCGGGTGATGGTCTCGCCGACGGGCAGCTCGGCCGGCGCGAAGTACTACAACGTCGGCGCCACGTCCGCGACGATCACCGGCCTGTACTCGCGCCGCACCTACGTGTTCCGGGTGTCGGTGTGGAACCCGACGGCCAAGAAGCGCGTGAGCCCCTACACGGCCAAGCCCATGCCCACGGCGCGTACGCGGGCCTTCACGGCCCCCACGGGCGTCAAGCTGACCACGAGGACCTCGACGGGCCTGCGGTTCGCCTGGAAGGCGCAGGCGGGCGCTCCGGCCTACCGCGTCATGTACTGGGAGACCGGCACGACGAAGAAGCGCTACGTCACGGCCTACAAGAACGCCGTCGCTATCAAGAATCTGAAGCGGGGCGGCAAGTACCAGGTGCGCGTCTCGGTCTTCTCGCCCGGCACGGGGGAGCGCGTGAGCGCCTACTCGGCCAAGCCCTACCCCGCCGGCGCCACGCTGGGCGCGACGAGCACGGCGCCGAAGCCCGCACCGAAGCCGGCCCCCGCGCCCGCCCCCTCGGCGCGCAACGTCGTCAAGCCGTCAGGCGGCAAGGTGACGTTCAAGGGCCACGGCTACGGGCACGGCATCGGGATGAGCCAGTACGGCGCCGAGGGCGGCGCCCGCGCCGGCCAGAAGTACGACGCGATCCTCAAGAAGTACTACCCGGGCACGAAGCTGACGTTCAAGTCCGCCACGATCCGCGTGCAGGTCTCGGCCGACACCACGAACTCGGTCCAGGTGAAGCACCAGAGCGGGCTGAAGCTGCGCACGCTGGCCAACAACGCCGTCCAGGCGTTGCCCGCCAAGGTGGGTTCGCGGACGGTCTCGGACTGGACGATCGACACCGCCCCGAGCAACCGCGGCCTGAACACGGTCTCCTACAAGTCCGGCTCGGCCTGGTACGCGTTCCGCACGTTCAAGTCCGACGCCCAATTCGAGGGCCCGGCGACCATCCGGTTGGTGATGCCGAACGGCAGCACCCGCGCCTACCGGGGCGCGCTCCGCTCCGCAAAGCCGACGAAGACCACGCGCGACACGGTGAACGTCCTGAGCCTCGAGGCCTACGTCCGCGGCGTCGTGGCTCGCGAGATGCCGTCGAGCTGGAGCATGGAGGCGCTCAAGGCGCAGTCGGTCGCCGCGCGCACCTTCGGCTCGCGCTACCTCGGGTCGTCGCGGCACTACGACATCTGCGACACCGTCTCGTGCCAGGTCTACGGCGGGTACGCCGACGAGACGAAGCGCACCAACGACGCGATCCTCGGGACCAAGGGCAAGATCCTGACCTACCAGGGTGCGCCGGCGCTGACGCAGTTCTCGAGCTCGTCGGGCGGCTTCACCAACCAGGGCTCGACGCCGTACCTCAAGGCGGTCAGTGACCCGTGGGACAACTGGTCGGGCAACCGAAACCACGCGTGGAGCCACGCGGTGAGCGCCTCGGCGATCCAGAAGAAGTACCCGACGATCGGGAAGCTGACGTCGATCACGGTGACGAAGCGCAACGGTCACGGCTCGCTGGGCGGCCGCGTGGTCTCGCTGAAGCTGCAGGGCTCCAAGGCGAGCCGCACCATCACGGGCGTCGACGCGCGCTGGGCGTTCGGGCTGAAGTCGGACTGGTTCGGCTTCTGA
- a CDS encoding NAD(P)H-quinone dehydrogenase: MTHVVIIGGGPGGYEAALVARRLGAEVTLVERDGLGGSTVLTDCVPSKTLIATSDLLHEVSRSAELGVEVPKAPRADLASVNDRVLRLASAQSDDIAERVVSAGVTVLSGVARVADARTVIASTPDGEVRLAADGILIATGAHPRVSADAQPDGERILTWEQVYALRELPEHMIVVGSGVTGAEFASAYNGLGAEVTLVSSRDRVLPGEDPDAANLIEDVFTRRGMNVLGKSRMASTRREGDQVVVTLTDGRTVTGSHCLLALGSIPNTADLGLDEVGIDTDDGGFIAVDKVSRTNIPGVYAAGDCTGVFMLASVAAQQGRIAMAHLLGDAVHPLDLRKVSSNIFTSPEIATVGVGQREIDEQGLLVDTAILPIAANPRAKMQGIHDGFVKLYARQGIGALIGGVVVSPRASELIHTISVAVSASLTVDHVADAFSVYPSMSGTVGEVARRLHRQV; the protein is encoded by the coding sequence ATGACCCATGTCGTGATCATCGGTGGCGGACCCGGCGGCTACGAGGCGGCGCTGGTCGCCAGGCGGCTGGGTGCCGAGGTCACGCTCGTCGAGCGCGACGGCCTGGGCGGCTCCACGGTGCTGACCGACTGCGTGCCCAGCAAGACCCTCATCGCGACGTCCGACCTCCTGCACGAGGTCAGTCGCTCCGCCGAGCTCGGCGTCGAGGTGCCCAAGGCGCCGCGCGCCGACCTGGCCTCCGTCAACGACCGTGTCCTGCGCCTGGCCTCGGCCCAGTCCGACGACATCGCCGAGCGCGTGGTCTCCGCCGGCGTCACCGTCCTGTCGGGCGTCGCCCGCGTCGCCGACGCTCGCACCGTGATCGCCTCGACGCCCGACGGCGAAGTCCGGCTCGCGGCCGACGGCATCCTCATCGCCACCGGCGCGCACCCGCGGGTCAGCGCCGACGCGCAGCCCGACGGCGAGCGCATCCTCACGTGGGAACAGGTGTACGCGCTGCGCGAGCTCCCCGAGCACATGATCGTGGTCGGCTCCGGCGTCACGGGGGCGGAGTTCGCCAGCGCCTACAACGGCCTCGGCGCCGAGGTCACCCTCGTGTCCAGCCGCGACCGGGTGCTGCCGGGGGAGGACCCCGACGCCGCCAACCTCATCGAGGACGTCTTCACCCGCCGTGGCATGAACGTGCTCGGGAAGTCCCGCATGGCCTCCACCCGCCGGGAGGGCGACCAGGTCGTCGTCACGCTGACCGACGGCCGCACGGTCACCGGATCGCACTGCCTGCTGGCCCTCGGCTCCATCCCGAACACGGCCGACCTCGGCCTCGACGAGGTCGGCATCGACACCGACGACGGCGGCTTCATCGCGGTGGACAAGGTCTCGCGCACGAACATCCCGGGCGTCTACGCGGCCGGCGACTGCACCGGCGTCTTCATGCTCGCCTCGGTCGCGGCGCAGCAGGGGCGCATCGCGATGGCCCACCTGCTCGGCGACGCCGTGCACCCGCTCGACCTGCGCAAGGTCTCCAGCAACATCTTCACCTCGCCCGAGATCGCCACCGTGGGCGTCGGCCAGCGCGAGATCGACGAGCAGGGCCTGCTGGTCGACACGGCCATCCTGCCGATCGCGGCGAACCCCCGGGCGAAGATGCAGGGCATCCACGACGGCTTCGTCAAGCTCTACGCGCGCCAGGGCATCGGCGCGCTGATCGGCGGCGTCGTGGTGAGCCCCCGGGCCAGCGAGCTGATCCACACGATCTCGGTCGCGGTGTCGGCGTCGCTCACCGTCGACCACGTGGCCGACGCCTTCAGCGTCTACCCGTCGATGTCCGGCACCGTCGGCGAGGTGGCCCGCCGCCTGCACCGCCAAGTCTGA
- a CDS encoding heme oxygenase (biliverdin-producing): protein MTVLPTETGLSVQMRDGSQAEHKDAEGSSFMSCLLDGRVNETGYTEYLAMLRPIYAALESVGAGLADDPIAGAVIDPAINRLAAIDADLAFWSGGAGVPQVHSAAVDRYVARIEASAADPALFVAHHYTRYLGDLSGGQAIGRILARTFDLPEGQGIAFYQFEAVPKPKPYKDAYRASLDSLPLTARDQQRVVEEVKVVFGLNGALFAELSTQLPRFAR from the coding sequence ATGACCGTGCTGCCGACCGAGACCGGACTGTCCGTGCAGATGCGCGACGGCTCCCAGGCCGAGCACAAGGACGCCGAGGGCTCGAGCTTCATGTCGTGCCTGCTCGACGGCCGGGTGAACGAGACCGGCTACACCGAGTACCTGGCGATGCTGCGCCCGATCTACGCCGCGCTCGAGTCCGTGGGTGCCGGCCTGGCCGACGACCCCATCGCCGGCGCCGTGATCGATCCCGCGATCAACCGCCTCGCCGCGATCGATGCCGACCTCGCGTTCTGGTCCGGTGGTGCCGGCGTGCCGCAGGTGCACAGCGCCGCCGTCGACCGCTACGTCGCGCGCATCGAGGCCTCGGCCGCCGATCCCGCGCTTTTCGTCGCGCACCACTACACGCGCTACCTCGGCGACCTGTCGGGTGGACAGGCGATCGGCCGCATCCTCGCGCGCACGTTCGACCTGCCCGAGGGTCAGGGCATCGCCTTCTACCAGTTCGAGGCCGTCCCCAAGCCGAAGCCCTACAAGGACGCCTACCGCGCCAGCCTGGACTCCCTCCCGCTGACCGCCCGCGACCAGCAGCGGGTCGTCGAGGAGGTCAAGGTGGTCTTCGGTCTCAACGGTGCGCTCTTCGCGGAGCTCTCCACCCAGCTGCCGCGCTTCGCCCGCTGA
- a CDS encoding heme ABC transporter ATP-binding protein: MTAAYEVRGLVCRLGGRDIVRGGDLDVVHGEVLALVGPNGAGKSTLLGALTGDVPIAEGDVRLDGRPLAQWSARELARTRAVLLQANQVSFPFTVREVVEMGRNPWVGHATAAQDDEAIAEAIERTDIAHLLERPFTALSGGEKARASLARVLAQRTGVVLLDEPTAALDLRHQEEVMVVARSLAAAGRAVVVVLHDLSLAAARADRIAMIDGGRLVSAGTPAEVLTPERVESVYGIAVHVLPAPDGHLIVIPHRGLSDTVSS; encoded by the coding sequence ATGACCGCGGCGTACGAGGTCCGAGGCCTGGTGTGCCGCCTCGGCGGGCGCGACATCGTCCGCGGGGGCGACCTCGACGTCGTCCACGGGGAGGTGCTGGCGCTCGTGGGCCCCAACGGTGCCGGCAAGTCGACCCTGCTGGGCGCCCTGACCGGTGACGTCCCGATCGCCGAGGGCGACGTGCGCCTCGACGGCCGCCCCCTGGCGCAGTGGTCGGCGCGCGAGCTCGCGCGCACCCGTGCGGTGCTCCTGCAGGCCAACCAGGTCAGCTTCCCGTTCACCGTCCGCGAGGTCGTGGAGATGGGGCGCAATCCCTGGGTCGGCCACGCCACGGCGGCGCAGGACGACGAGGCGATCGCCGAGGCCATCGAGCGCACGGACATCGCCCACCTCCTGGAGCGGCCGTTCACGGCCCTCTCGGGCGGCGAGAAGGCCCGCGCTTCCCTGGCTCGCGTGCTGGCGCAGCGCACCGGCGTGGTGCTCCTCGACGAGCCCACCGCGGCCCTCGACCTGCGCCACCAGGAGGAGGTCATGGTCGTCGCGCGGTCTCTCGCCGCGGCCGGCCGTGCCGTCGTCGTGGTCCTGCACGACCTGTCGCTGGCGGCGGCCCGTGCCGATCGCATCGCGATGATCGACGGCGGACGCCTCGTCAGCGCGGGGACGCCGGCCGAGGTGCTCACGCCCGAGCGCGTCGAGTCGGTGTACGGCATCGCCGTGCACGTGCTGCCCGCTCCCGACGGTCACCTGATCGTCATCCCACATCGTGGTCTTTCGGACACAGTGTCATCTTGA
- a CDS encoding iron chelate uptake ABC transporter family permease subunit gives MVSAGRRTTVLAGFAVLLVVGTFVSASVGQLPVGPRDVVGAMMHGIGIDTSWRPDDMIVEQTLLQIRFPRVAMSLLVGATLAVAGAVMQAIFGNPLAEPGVVGVSAGAALGAAIALSFGFVALGGWGVAVLAFAGGFAATVLVYATARVGGRTEVVTLLLTGIAVNAFAGAGLALVMFASDTGSREQIVFWQLGSMNGSRWGEVLIVAAVGLPAVVVACLLARRYDLLALGERTAAHLGLRVERLRIGSILLVALLTGVAVAFAGIIAFVGLVVPHLVRMLLGPSHRTLLIASVIGGAALLVWADLLARTIVPGSDLPIGLLTSLIGGPFFFYLVRATRSKAGGWA, from the coding sequence GTGGTGAGCGCCGGCCGGCGCACCACGGTGCTGGCCGGGTTCGCCGTCCTCCTGGTCGTCGGCACGTTCGTGTCGGCCTCGGTGGGCCAGCTCCCCGTCGGCCCTCGCGACGTCGTCGGCGCGATGATGCACGGCATCGGCATCGACACCTCGTGGCGCCCGGACGACATGATCGTCGAGCAGACGCTGCTGCAGATCCGCTTTCCGCGCGTGGCGATGAGCCTGCTCGTCGGCGCCACCCTCGCCGTGGCCGGTGCGGTCATGCAGGCGATCTTCGGCAACCCGCTCGCCGAGCCCGGCGTGGTCGGGGTCTCGGCGGGTGCCGCCCTCGGCGCGGCCATCGCGCTGTCCTTCGGGTTCGTCGCGCTGGGCGGCTGGGGCGTCGCCGTGTTGGCGTTCGCCGGCGGCTTCGCGGCCACCGTGCTGGTCTACGCCACCGCCCGGGTCGGCGGTCGCACCGAGGTGGTCACCCTGCTGCTCACCGGCATCGCCGTGAACGCCTTCGCCGGCGCCGGCCTCGCGCTGGTGATGTTCGCCTCCGACACCGGCTCGCGCGAGCAGATCGTCTTCTGGCAGCTCGGCTCGATGAACGGCTCGCGCTGGGGCGAGGTCCTCATCGTCGCCGCGGTGGGCCTGCCCGCCGTCGTGGTCGCGTGCCTGCTGGCGCGCCGTTACGACCTGCTGGCGCTGGGGGAGCGCACGGCGGCCCACCTCGGGCTGCGGGTCGAGCGCCTGCGCATCGGCTCGATCCTGCTGGTCGCGCTGCTGACCGGCGTGGCGGTCGCGTTCGCCGGCATCATCGCGTTCGTCGGCTTGGTCGTGCCGCACCTCGTGCGCATGCTGCTGGGCCCCTCGCACCGCACGCTCCTGATCGCGAGCGTGATCGGTGGCGCGGCGCTGCTCGTGTGGGCCGACCTGCTCGCGCGCACGATCGTCCCGGGCTCCGACCTGCCGATCGGCCTGCTGACCTCGCTGATCGGCGGACCGTTCTTCTTCTACCTCGTCCGGGCGACGCGCTCGAAGGCCGGGGGATGGGCATGA
- a CDS encoding ABC transporter substrate-binding protein produces the protein MTRPVRAAAALLTAVSMLLLTACGPDEAGSDPGAGADLPALSELEASQPAKEITGPSTALLRDRHIEPIATDEKPQLPAAVVSHVRSGDTKVTVTDTSRIVAFDMAGSIAASLWGLGLGDQLVARDVSTDFPGAEDLPLITAEGHAVNAESVMAQKPTVIITDGSMGPRDVVEQLADTGVPVIFLDNDASFEGAAQLARDVGAAVGLPESGQALADRIEADVETAKAEVERFVPQQESDRLRMVFLYLRGNSGVYYLFADDSGVGDLVGALGGVNVANEMGWKGMQPLTDEALVKAKPDLILVMTNGLESTGGVDGLLAEKPAIALTPAGQNKRFVDMSDGDVLSFGPRSAGVVEALARAIYVPEAQK, from the coding sequence GTGACGCGGCCCGTGCGCGCGGCCGCCGCGCTGCTGACCGCTGTGTCGATGCTGCTGCTCACGGCCTGTGGTCCCGACGAGGCGGGCAGCGACCCCGGTGCCGGTGCCGACCTGCCGGCGCTGTCCGAGCTCGAGGCGTCGCAGCCGGCCAAGGAGATTACCGGACCCAGCACCGCGCTGCTCCGTGATCGTCACATCGAGCCGATCGCCACGGACGAGAAGCCGCAGCTGCCGGCGGCGGTGGTCTCCCACGTGCGCTCGGGCGACACCAAGGTCACCGTCACCGACACCTCGCGCATCGTCGCCTTCGACATGGCCGGCTCGATCGCGGCCTCGCTGTGGGGCCTCGGCCTGGGCGACCAGCTCGTGGCGCGCGACGTCTCCACCGACTTCCCGGGCGCGGAGGACCTCCCCCTCATCACCGCCGAGGGACACGCGGTCAACGCGGAGTCCGTCATGGCGCAGAAGCCCACCGTGATCATCACGGACGGGTCGATGGGCCCGCGCGACGTGGTCGAGCAGCTCGCCGACACCGGCGTGCCGGTGATCTTCCTCGACAACGACGCCAGCTTCGAGGGGGCCGCCCAGCTGGCTCGCGACGTCGGCGCCGCCGTCGGCCTGCCCGAGTCCGGCCAGGCCCTCGCCGACCGCATCGAGGCCGACGTCGAGACGGCCAAGGCCGAGGTGGAGCGCTTCGTCCCGCAGCAGGAGTCCGACCGCCTGCGGATGGTGTTCCTCTACCTGCGCGGCAACTCCGGCGTCTACTACCTCTTCGCCGACGACTCCGGCGTGGGCGACCTCGTGGGCGCGCTCGGCGGCGTGAACGTCGCGAACGAGATGGGCTGGAAGGGCATGCAGCCGCTCACCGACGAGGCGCTGGTCAAGGCGAAGCCCGACCTCATCCTCGTGATGACGAACGGCCTCGAGTCCACCGGAGGCGTCGACGGCCTGCTGGCCGAGAAGCCCGCGATCGCACTGACGCCCGCCGGCCAGAACAAGCGCTTCGTCGACATGTCCGACGGCGACGTCCTGTCCTTCGGTCCCCGCTCCGCGGGCGTCGTCGAGGCGCTGGCCCGCGCGATCTACGTGCCCGAGGCCCAGAAGTGA
- a CDS encoding HtaA domain-containing protein — MLERADRPMHVRVLGVLLAAVLAVAAAPAVRADAAEAGTKVTTGTISWGLKTSFRNYITGPIARGEVTTGAPATAAPDGFTFPAATGTWGDASDVAAQGSVRFEGHDGVLDLTISRPRLVTSGDSARLEVDAVVNGDSRSGIAIADVDLAGRVTSSGAKVTVAAAPAVLTQAGAALFSYEGSPMYEAGTELDPVSAQLTLATVVEPTDPEPTEPGPTEPTEPAPTTPPANDAKVTGGSLAWGLKQSFRNYLKMDFVAGAAEALAPATDDGTRTTFTSASGTWSSKVVDVRTSGGVRFTGHHGVLDFTVRNLRLVVDGQRSELRADVRDSEGNDLRNLAFATVDLRGRAKVARNAVTIAGAPVTLTRAGEAMFDYSGSPMYGAGTALDPLNGTITVKGATAPPKTAPVAQPGKATQSKGDRSRGGRAGELTWGVKASFRSYITGPIAKGSVSVSGGASSTGSGYRFGQSSTTATPPSAQGSTSYRGAVKFHGHHGTLDLTISQPSVRVTSGTSATLSASLTGRGRVDLATLDLAAAQRSTESGWVRYAGAPARLTAAGAGMFSYQGRAFYAPGSLLDPVTFSVGSVSSGGAANAVVAATTSDDWTPPASPPATTGLTLEQDEVRAGDQVTASGSGFLPGETGIKVVLYSAPIVLAENVTADAAGRATWKGTIPATLEPGKHTLTFQGSVDRGIVIDVAEAERIVGCELSDARLDWGFKESFRAYVSGSIANGDWTTQGDASYETPEFTWSKGEGVLDETTRAGELEFGGTVVFTGHDGALDTTIANPAVTMTDAKSATLSVDYTGGTMDAAMAGKDDRRTIAAVPFADLDLGAGAVSENGQTVTISGIPATLTSAGSAAFPNYETGAALDPVTLTYTVAKDCATVAAQPAAGTDDAAAVAIAPLAPTASRDWLVWIGATVLLMLAAIAGTVLVMRRRTPGVDA, encoded by the coding sequence GTGCTCGAACGCGCCGACCGGCCCATGCACGTGCGAGTTCTGGGCGTCCTGCTGGCCGCCGTCCTGGCCGTCGCGGCGGCTCCCGCCGTCCGCGCGGATGCTGCCGAGGCTGGAACAAAAGTCACCACCGGGACGATCTCGTGGGGCCTGAAGACGTCCTTCCGGAACTACATCACCGGCCCGATCGCGCGCGGCGAGGTCACCACCGGTGCGCCGGCCACCGCGGCGCCCGACGGATTCACGTTCCCCGCGGCCACGGGCACGTGGGGCGACGCGAGCGATGTCGCCGCTCAGGGCTCAGTCCGCTTCGAGGGGCACGACGGCGTCCTCGACCTCACGATCTCCCGGCCGCGTCTCGTGACGTCGGGCGACTCCGCGCGGCTCGAGGTCGACGCCGTGGTCAACGGCGACAGCCGCTCCGGGATCGCGATCGCCGACGTGGACCTCGCCGGCAGGGTCACCTCCTCCGGCGCCAAGGTCACCGTCGCCGCCGCTCCCGCCGTGCTCACGCAGGCCGGTGCGGCTCTCTTCTCCTACGAGGGCTCGCCCATGTACGAGGCCGGCACGGAGCTCGATCCGGTGTCCGCGCAGCTCACGCTCGCGACGGTCGTGGAGCCCACCGACCCCGAGCCGACCGAGCCGGGTCCCACCGAGCCCACCGAGCCCGCTCCCACGACTCCGCCGGCCAACGACGCGAAGGTCACGGGCGGCTCGCTCGCCTGGGGCCTCAAGCAGTCCTTCCGCAACTACTTGAAGATGGACTTCGTCGCCGGAGCCGCCGAGGCGCTCGCGCCCGCCACCGACGACGGCACGCGCACCACCTTCACCTCGGCCTCGGGCACGTGGAGCTCCAAGGTCGTCGACGTCCGCACGAGCGGCGGCGTGCGGTTCACGGGCCACCACGGTGTCCTGGACTTCACCGTGCGCAACCTGCGCCTCGTCGTCGACGGCCAGCGCTCGGAGCTCCGCGCGGACGTCCGCGACAGCGAGGGCAACGACCTGAGGAACCTCGCGTTCGCGACGGTCGATCTCCGGGGCCGCGCCAAGGTCGCACGCAACGCCGTCACGATCGCGGGAGCGCCGGTCACCCTCACCCGGGCCGGGGAGGCGATGTTCGACTACAGCGGCTCGCCGATGTACGGCGCGGGGACCGCGCTCGATCCGCTGAACGGCACCATCACCGTCAAGGGCGCCACGGCTCCGCCGAAGACGGCACCCGTCGCCCAGCCGGGCAAGGCCACCCAGTCGAAGGGTGACCGGAGCCGCGGCGGTCGCGCCGGCGAGCTGACGTGGGGCGTCAAGGCCAGCTTCCGCTCGTACATCACCGGCCCCATCGCGAAGGGCTCGGTGTCGGTCTCGGGTGGCGCGTCGTCCACCGGGTCGGGCTACCGCTTCGGACAGTCCTCCACCACGGCGACGCCGCCGAGCGCCCAGGGCTCCACGTCCTACCGGGGCGCCGTGAAGTTCCACGGACACCACGGAACGCTCGACCTGACGATCTCGCAGCCCTCCGTCCGCGTCACGTCGGGAACCTCGGCCACGCTCAGCGCGAGCCTCACGGGCCGTGGTCGCGTCGACCTGGCCACGCTCGACCTCGCGGCCGCGCAGCGCTCGACCGAGTCCGGCTGGGTCCGGTACGCCGGTGCCCCGGCGCGTCTCACCGCTGCCGGCGCCGGGATGTTCTCCTACCAGGGCCGCGCCTTCTACGCCCCTGGATCGCTGCTCGATCCCGTGACCTTCTCGGTCGGATCGGTCTCCTCCGGTGGCGCGGCCAACGCGGTCGTCGCGGCCACCACGAGCGACGACTGGACGCCGCCGGCGAGCCCGCCCGCCACCACCGGTCTCACCCTCGAGCAGGACGAGGTGAGGGCCGGCGACCAGGTCACCGCGTCGGGCTCGGGCTTCCTTCCGGGCGAGACCGGCATCAAGGTGGTGCTCTACTCGGCACCCATCGTGCTGGCCGAGAACGTCACCGCCGACGCCGCGGGCCGCGCCACGTGGAAGGGCACGATCCCGGCCACGCTCGAGCCCGGGAAGCACACGCTGACGTTTCAGGGCTCGGTCGACCGCGGCATCGTGATCGACGTCGCCGAGGCCGAGAGGATCGTCGGCTGCGAGCTCTCCGACGCCCGCCTCGACTGGGGCTTCAAGGAGTCGTTCCGTGCGTACGTGTCCGGCTCGATCGCGAACGGCGACTGGACCACGCAGGGCGACGCCTCGTACGAGACGCCCGAGTTCACCTGGTCGAAGGGCGAGGGAGTGCTCGACGAGACGACGCGCGCGGGCGAGCTGGAGTTCGGCGGAACCGTCGTCTTCACGGGCCACGACGGAGCTCTCGACACCACGATCGCGAACCCCGCCGTGACCATGACCGACGCGAAGTCCGCCACGCTCTCAGTCGACTACACCGGCGGCACGATGGACGCGGCGATGGCCGGGAAGGACGATCGCCGGACGATCGCCGCCGTCCCGTTCGCCGACCTCGACCTCGGCGCGGGCGCGGTCTCCGAGAACGGCCAGACCGTCACGATCTCGGGCATCCCCGCCACGCTCACGAGTGCCGGCAGCGCGGCCTTCCCGAACTACGAGACCGGCGCGGCACTCGATCCCGTGACGCTGACGTACACGGTGGCGAAGGACTGCGCCACCGTCGCGGCGCAGCCCGCCGCCGGCACCGACGACGCGGCGGCCGTCGCCATCGCCCCGCTGGCCCCGACCGCCTCCCGCGACTGGCTGGTGTGGATCGGCGCCACGGTCCTGCTGATGCTCGCGGCGATCGCTGGAACGGTGCTCGTCATGCGCCGCCGGACCCCCGGGGTGGACGCGTGA